Proteins encoded together in one Micromonospora auratinigra window:
- a CDS encoding RtcB family protein, translated as MGFTPLAGTRAPVRVWTDPYTIEAQAAKQLRNIGALPWVQGVAVMPDVHFGKGATVGSVIAMRQAVSPAAVGVDIGCGMSAVRTSLTAADLPDDLAGLRSAIEAAIPVGFRMRDDAVDPRRVPGLEQRGWDDFWRRFGTLDRRVAQLETRAQRQLGTLGGGNHFIEVCLEQGGPDDGRVWLMLHSGSRNIGKELAERHMAVARGLPHNVELPDRDLAVFLAGTPEMDAYRRDLWWAQEYARRNRAVMLALLCQVVRETFPQIGYDEPISCHHNYVAEETYDGVEVLVTRKGAIRAGAGDLGIIPGSMGTGSYIVRGKGNLDAYCSASHGAGRRMSRGQAKRTYSTEDLARQTAGVECRKDAGVVDEIPGAYKDITQVMAQQEDLVEVVAHLKQVVCVKG; from the coding sequence ATGGGTTTCACCCCGCTGGCCGGTACCCGGGCGCCGGTCCGGGTCTGGACCGACCCGTACACCATCGAGGCGCAGGCGGCGAAGCAGCTGCGCAACATCGGCGCGCTGCCCTGGGTGCAGGGCGTCGCCGTGATGCCGGACGTGCACTTCGGCAAGGGCGCCACGGTCGGCTCGGTGATCGCGATGCGCCAGGCCGTCTCGCCCGCCGCCGTCGGCGTCGACATCGGCTGCGGCATGTCGGCGGTGCGCACCTCGCTCACCGCAGCCGACCTGCCGGACGACCTCGCCGGGCTGCGCAGCGCGATCGAGGCCGCCATCCCGGTCGGCTTCCGGATGCGCGACGACGCCGTCGACCCGCGGCGCGTCCCGGGCCTGGAGCAGCGCGGCTGGGACGACTTCTGGCGGCGCTTCGGCACCCTCGACCGGCGGGTGGCGCAGCTGGAGACCCGGGCCCAGCGGCAGCTCGGCACCCTCGGCGGCGGCAACCACTTCATCGAGGTCTGCCTGGAGCAGGGCGGCCCCGACGACGGTCGGGTCTGGCTGATGCTGCACTCCGGCTCCCGCAACATCGGCAAGGAGCTCGCCGAGCGGCACATGGCCGTGGCCCGGGGGCTGCCGCACAACGTCGAGCTGCCCGACCGGGACCTCGCGGTGTTCCTCGCCGGCACCCCGGAGATGGACGCCTACCGCCGGGACCTCTGGTGGGCGCAGGAGTACGCGCGCCGCAACCGGGCCGTCATGCTCGCCCTGCTCTGCCAGGTGGTGCGGGAGACCTTCCCGCAGATCGGCTACGACGAGCCGATCTCCTGCCACCACAACTACGTGGCGGAGGAGACCTACGACGGGGTGGAGGTGCTGGTGACCCGCAAGGGCGCCATCCGGGCCGGCGCGGGGGACCTGGGCATCATCCCCGGCTCGATGGGCACCGGCTCGTACATCGTGCGCGGCAAGGGCAACCTCGACGCGTACTGCTCGGCGTCGCACGGGGCCGGCCGGCGGATGTCGCGCGGGCAGGCGAAGCGGACGTACAGCACCGAGGACCTGGCCCGGCAGACCGCCGGCGTCGAGTGCCGCAAGGACGCCGGGGTGGTCGACGAGATCCCCGGCGCGTACAAGGACATCACCCAGGTGATGGCCCAGCAGGAGGACCTGGTCGAGGTGGTGGCACACCTCAAGCAGGTCGTCTGCGTGAAGGGTTGA
- a CDS encoding NAD(P)-dependent oxidoreductase has translation MDVIALLGTGTMGTAMGRRLLATGHRLTVWNRTPERTTQLVDAGAHAAATPAEAVRDADVVITMLTDATAVRETLRSAATALRPGTHVIEMSTVGPDAVPELAALLPAGVPLVDAPVAGSAAAAGAGRLTVLAGGADEAVDRVAPVLEQLGTLRRCGGPGRGAALKLVLNTGLVTAVAAVADALAVADAVGVDRRTALDALAAGPLGGAVARATATDAAFAVSLAAKDARLALDALGDASAPVLRATATVLADAPDPQRDIASLTRGPDHEPA, from the coding sequence ATGGACGTCATCGCACTGCTCGGCACCGGCACCATGGGTACCGCCATGGGCCGCCGCCTGTTGGCCACCGGCCACCGGCTCACCGTCTGGAACCGCACCCCGGAGCGCACCACGCAGCTGGTCGACGCCGGGGCGCACGCCGCCGCCACCCCGGCCGAGGCGGTCCGGGACGCCGACGTGGTGATCACCATGCTCACCGACGCGACCGCGGTACGGGAGACGCTGCGCTCCGCGGCGACCGCACTGCGCCCCGGCACCCACGTGATCGAGATGTCCACAGTCGGCCCGGACGCCGTCCCGGAGCTGGCCGCGCTGCTGCCGGCCGGCGTACCGCTGGTGGACGCGCCCGTCGCGGGCAGCGCGGCGGCGGCCGGGGCCGGTCGGCTCACCGTGCTGGCCGGCGGCGCGGACGAGGCCGTCGACCGGGTCGCGCCGGTGCTGGAGCAGCTCGGCACGCTGCGCCGCTGCGGCGGCCCGGGGCGGGGGGCCGCCCTGAAGCTGGTGCTCAACACCGGGCTGGTCACCGCCGTGGCGGCCGTCGCCGACGCGCTGGCGGTCGCCGATGCGGTCGGCGTCGACCGGCGTACCGCGCTCGATGCCCTGGCCGCTGGACCACTCGGGGGCGCGGTCGCCCGGGCGACCGCCACGGACGCCGCGTTCGCCGTCTCGCTGGCGGCCAAGGACGCCCGGCTCGCCCTGGACGCGCTGGGGGATGCGTCCGCGCCCGTGCTGCGCGCCACCGCGACGGTACTCGCGGACGCACCGGACCCGCAGCGCGACATCGCCAGCCTCACCCGGGGCCCCGACCACGAGCCCGCCTGA
- a CDS encoding PH domain-containing protein, whose translation MNNGDHVVLRAMANLWRGAESVGGRLTLTDQHLSFRAHALNLQTAPLDIPVGQIVGTRKYRNMGFVPNGLAVLTRDGVEYRFVVRKRDRWIERLAELTS comes from the coding sequence ATGAACAACGGCGACCACGTGGTGCTCCGTGCCATGGCGAACCTCTGGCGCGGAGCGGAGTCGGTCGGGGGTCGACTGACCCTGACCGATCAGCACCTGTCGTTCCGGGCGCACGCGCTGAACCTGCAGACGGCCCCCCTGGACATCCCCGTGGGACAGATCGTCGGCACCCGGAAGTACCGCAACATGGGGTTCGTGCCGAACGGGCTGGCCGTGCTGACCAGGGACGGCGTCGAGTACCGGTTCGTGGTGCGCAAGCGCGACCGGTGGATCGAACGGCTCGCTGAGCTGACCTCGTAA
- a CDS encoding LamG-like jellyroll fold domain-containing protein has protein sequence MAGGVAAFLAVTAMAVPGAGGAAAAPACTGVAGSEAGALALAASCREPVVVDGTRTELAQVVAQPDGRLRYEAAVVPQRTRTAGRWADVDLDLARAGDGSWRPAVSVADVTFSGGGTGPLVTLRRNGSTMTMSWPRGPLPAPTVSGDSATYADVLADVDLVVRATPTGFTHVLKVKSAKAATNPAVREVRFGLGGDAAVGAGPDGRLRATVGRNVLASSESAVMWDSRAETGNRPSAAPRAGEAAPRSTAAAAGDAARLAPVAVQVAGGDLVLRPDAKLLAAPDTVFPLFVDPAWSVYKTKWAYATNNNSSNTDYSVARVGLNPDTGALYRSFFEFPTTANSVSLKGKHIESAYVQMKLDHSWSCGDTIASMYLTPAINATMKASWSTMGLTKFLDAAYGHANESGGCSSIQPDMIMNFSGTTVTSQVQAAATGNWNTLTVGFTARASDGSGESTQDRWKKFFPADAKLIVDYDTKPGVPNGLQVAQVACPASGVLTVGTLSPTFSAVFPDGDPADSLTASWEWIEVPSGGIGTVTDTYPTRKTAPAAKSGISPNTRTTSAAVSVLSGKTYAFRARGTDKSPYNITGSWSGWCQFAADTTRPPVTARMITVPAGPGLKGRVRIESTATDVTKFRYGWDAATKEVAAQGTNPKYAEVDLTALSFGTNVLYVKAIDATLNEGNGSVEFSVRHPSGPVARWGLETYPGINQAAALADAAPAPVNSPLTATNVSWPSNVHLVGGQTATFNGTSSAATAPSVLSTADSFSVAAWVRVTAMPTADTVALTQDGTDAGGFLLGTRMVGSPAVAKWSFSMKDNSAQSSTTRAATQDIASVELGQWVHLAGVYDKPAGKIRLYVNGELAMESAGPSTPWQATGVFAVGRGFVGGAADKWWNGSIATVQAFDRVLVPHDFTGQLATEPGSSGFNEPGIASPVRVGDWDFEAAVSCYTADVSDTCEAPDSTTAWGRWQALTRGSEVAAGYGGGQGLWLDYQYFPDDGFTEATQEYGRSATKLDPNDSDGNGITEWQDTPVLRTDDSFTISAWVMLGNEGMRTALSQRGVHESATWLKFDSAVNKWQFIVTDEDVTTSPTASVRSTNPAESGVWTHLAGVYDAGRKEIRLYVNGLLEGTQAVSFTPMASNGPLLVGRTWYHDQMVDQWVGGIDNVSVFQGAMTDAAMFSFYNSQVPATPGVNTLNRGESLTPGQYLRSDVGNYQLLMQDDGNLVLTQAGFPIWDTGTWGNPGAYTIFQTDGNVVVYTGARVPLWDTKTWSTTADRLVLRDDGDLVLLDPGGTILWRR, from the coding sequence CTGGCTGGTGGAGTGGCGGCTTTCTTGGCCGTCACCGCGATGGCGGTACCGGGGGCGGGCGGTGCTGCGGCAGCACCGGCATGCACCGGGGTGGCCGGCTCGGAAGCGGGGGCGTTGGCACTGGCCGCCTCCTGCCGCGAGCCGGTGGTGGTGGACGGCACCCGCACGGAGTTGGCACAGGTGGTCGCGCAACCGGACGGCCGGCTGCGGTACGAGGCGGCGGTGGTTCCGCAGCGGACCCGCACGGCGGGTCGCTGGGCGGACGTCGACCTCGACCTCGCCCGCGCGGGCGACGGCTCCTGGCGGCCGGCGGTGTCGGTGGCCGACGTGACCTTCTCCGGCGGCGGCACGGGTCCGCTCGTGACGCTGCGCCGCAACGGCAGCACGATGACGATGTCGTGGCCCCGGGGGCCGCTGCCGGCCCCCACCGTCTCCGGCGACTCGGCCACCTACGCCGACGTGCTCGCCGACGTCGACCTGGTGGTGCGCGCGACGCCGACCGGCTTCACCCACGTGCTGAAGGTCAAGTCGGCGAAGGCGGCGACGAACCCGGCGGTGCGCGAGGTGCGGTTCGGCCTCGGCGGCGACGCCGCGGTGGGCGCCGGTCCGGACGGACGGCTGCGCGCGACGGTCGGCCGGAACGTGCTCGCCTCGTCGGAGTCGGCCGTCATGTGGGACTCGCGGGCCGAGACGGGAAACCGGCCGTCGGCGGCGCCGCGGGCGGGCGAGGCGGCCCCACGCTCCACCGCCGCGGCCGCCGGTGACGCGGCCCGACTCGCCCCGGTGGCCGTGCAGGTCGCCGGGGGCGATCTCGTGCTGCGTCCGGACGCGAAGCTGCTGGCCGCGCCGGACACCGTGTTCCCGCTCTTCGTCGACCCGGCCTGGTCGGTCTACAAGACGAAGTGGGCGTACGCCACCAACAACAACTCCTCCAACACCGACTACTCGGTGGCCAGGGTCGGCCTGAACCCGGACACGGGAGCGCTGTACCGGTCGTTCTTCGAATTCCCGACGACCGCCAACAGCGTTTCGCTGAAGGGCAAGCACATCGAGTCGGCGTACGTGCAGATGAAGCTCGACCACTCCTGGTCGTGCGGGGACACCATCGCCTCCATGTACCTGACGCCGGCCATCAACGCCACCATGAAGGCCAGCTGGTCGACCATGGGCCTGACCAAGTTCCTCGACGCCGCGTACGGCCACGCCAACGAGTCCGGCGGCTGCTCGTCCATCCAGCCCGACATGATCATGAACTTCTCCGGCACGACGGTCACCAGCCAGGTGCAGGCCGCCGCGACCGGCAACTGGAACACCCTCACCGTCGGCTTCACCGCCCGGGCCTCGGACGGATCGGGCGAGTCAACGCAGGACCGCTGGAAGAAGTTCTTCCCGGCCGATGCGAAGCTGATCGTCGATTACGACACCAAGCCGGGTGTGCCCAACGGCCTGCAGGTGGCTCAGGTGGCCTGCCCCGCGTCCGGCGTGCTGACCGTCGGCACGCTGAGCCCGACCTTCTCGGCGGTGTTCCCCGACGGTGACCCGGCGGACTCGCTGACAGCCTCCTGGGAGTGGATCGAGGTGCCGAGCGGCGGCATCGGCACGGTCACCGACACCTACCCGACCCGCAAGACCGCGCCGGCGGCCAAGAGCGGCATCAGTCCGAACACCCGGACGACCAGCGCGGCGGTATCGGTGCTCTCCGGCAAGACCTACGCCTTCCGGGCCAGGGGCACCGACAAGAGCCCGTACAACATCACCGGCTCCTGGTCCGGGTGGTGCCAGTTCGCGGCCGACACCACCCGGCCGCCGGTGACGGCCCGAATGATCACCGTGCCCGCCGGTCCGGGCCTGAAGGGCCGGGTCCGGATCGAGTCGACGGCGACCGACGTCACCAAGTTCCGGTACGGCTGGGACGCGGCGACGAAGGAGGTGGCGGCCCAGGGCACCAACCCGAAGTACGCCGAGGTCGACCTGACCGCCCTGAGCTTCGGCACGAACGTGCTCTACGTGAAGGCCATCGACGCCACGCTCAACGAGGGCAACGGGTCGGTGGAATTCAGCGTCCGACACCCGTCCGGTCCGGTCGCCAGGTGGGGCCTGGAGACCTACCCGGGCATCAACCAGGCGGCGGCGCTGGCGGACGCCGCGCCTGCCCCGGTCAACTCCCCGCTGACCGCGACGAACGTCAGTTGGCCCAGCAACGTACACCTGGTCGGCGGACAGACCGCCACCTTCAACGGCACCTCGTCGGCGGCCACGGCGCCGAGCGTGCTGTCCACGGCCGACTCGTTCAGCGTGGCCGCCTGGGTGCGTGTGACGGCGATGCCGACCGCCGACACGGTGGCTCTGACCCAGGACGGCACGGACGCCGGTGGATTCCTGCTGGGTACCCGGATGGTCGGCTCGCCGGCCGTCGCCAAATGGTCGTTCTCGATGAAGGACAACTCGGCTCAGTCCAGCACCACACGGGCCGCGACCCAGGACATCGCCTCGGTCGAACTCGGCCAGTGGGTGCACCTGGCGGGCGTCTATGACAAGCCGGCCGGCAAGATCCGCCTCTACGTCAACGGTGAACTCGCTATGGAGTCGGCCGGGCCGAGCACACCGTGGCAGGCCACCGGTGTCTTCGCGGTGGGGCGCGGCTTCGTCGGTGGGGCCGCGGACAAGTGGTGGAACGGCTCCATCGCGACTGTGCAGGCCTTCGACCGGGTGCTGGTGCCGCACGACTTCACCGGTCAACTCGCCACCGAGCCGGGCTCCAGCGGGTTCAACGAGCCGGGGATCGCGTCCCCGGTCCGGGTGGGCGACTGGGACTTCGAGGCGGCGGTGTCCTGCTACACCGCCGATGTCTCCGACACCTGTGAGGCACCGGACTCGACGACCGCCTGGGGTCGGTGGCAGGCGCTGACGCGGGGCTCCGAGGTCGCCGCGGGGTACGGCGGCGGCCAGGGGCTGTGGCTCGACTACCAGTACTTCCCGGACGACGGCTTCACGGAGGCCACCCAGGAGTACGGGCGCAGCGCGACCAAGCTCGACCCGAACGACAGTGACGGCAACGGCATCACGGAGTGGCAGGACACGCCCGTACTGCGCACCGATGACTCGTTCACCATCTCCGCCTGGGTGATGCTGGGCAACGAGGGGATGCGGACGGCTCTCTCCCAGCGGGGCGTGCACGAGAGCGCCACCTGGTTGAAGTTCGACTCGGCCGTCAACAAGTGGCAGTTCATCGTCACCGACGAGGACGTCACCACGAGTCCCACCGCGAGCGTGCGGTCAACGAATCCCGCCGAGTCCGGCGTCTGGACCCATCTCGCGGGGGTGTACGACGCAGGCCGCAAGGAGATCCGTCTCTACGTCAACGGCCTCCTGGAAGGTACGCAGGCCGTCAGCTTCACGCCGATGGCCTCGAACGGGCCGTTGCTGGTGGGCCGCACCTGGTATCACGACCAGATGGTCGACCAGTGGGTCGGCGGCATCGACAACGTCTCGGTCTTTCAGGGCGCGATGACGGACGCGGCGATGTTCTCCTTCTACAACTCGCAGGTCCCCGCGACCCCCGGGGTGAACACCTTGAATCGGGGCGAGAGCCTGACGCCGGGCCAGTACCTGCGCTCCGACGTCGGCAACTACCAGTTGCTGATGCAGGACGACGGCAACCTGGTCCTCACCCAGGCCGGCTTCCCGATCTGGGACACCGGCACCTGGGGCAACCCCGGCGCGTACACCATCTTCCAGACCGACGGCAACGTCGTGGTCTACACCGGTGCCCGCGTCCCGCTCTGGGACACCAAGACCTGGTCGACCACGGCCGACCGACTGGTGCTGCGCGACGACGGCGACCTGGTGCTGCTCGATCCCGGCGGCACCATCCTGTGGCGCCGCTGA